In a single window of the Falco rusticolus isolate bFalRus1 chromosome 11, bFalRus1.pri, whole genome shotgun sequence genome:
- the MRPS14 gene encoding 28S ribosomal protein S14, mitochondrial isoform X2 yields the protein MRGAPPRSDKMAASALGWALRAARQVLPLPRTWQVRSYYVDWRMLRDVKRRKLAYEYADERLRINAIRKNTILPKELQEVADKEIANLPRDSCPVRIQNRCVLTSRPRGVKRRWRLSRIVFRHFADHAQMSGIQRAMW from the exons ATGCGCGGGGCGCCGCCGCGCAGCGACAAAATGGCGGCGTCCGCGCTGGGCTGGGCGCTGCGGGCCGCTCGGCAG gttcTTCCCTTGCCCCGCACGTGGCAAGTGCGGAGCTACTACGTGGACTGGAGGATGCTGCGGGACGTCAAGAGAAGGAAGCTGGCGTACGAGTACGCGGACGAGCGGCTGCGGATCAACGCCATCCGGAAGAACACCATCCTGCCCAAGGAGCTGCAG GAAGTGGCTGATAAAGAAATTGCTAACTTGCCCCGGGACAGCTGCCCTGTGAGGATCCAAAACAGGTGTGTCCTGACATCCCGCCCCCGGGGGGTGAAGCGTCGTTGGAGGCTCAGCAGAATCGTTTTCCGCCATTTTGCTGACCATGCTCAGATGTCGGGGATACAGAGGGCTATGTGGTAG
- the MRPS14 gene encoding 28S ribosomal protein S14, mitochondrial isoform X1 — MAASALGWALRAARQVSAAPSRPCSPQGPAKALWERVLPLPRTWQVRSYYVDWRMLRDVKRRKLAYEYADERLRINAIRKNTILPKELQEVADKEIANLPRDSCPVRIQNRCVLTSRPRGVKRRWRLSRIVFRHFADHAQMSGIQRAMW; from the exons ATGGCGGCGTCCGCGCTGGGCTGGGCGCTGCGGGCCGCTCGGCAGGTCAGCGCGGCTCCCTCCCGCCCCTGTTCCCCTCAGGGCCCGGCCAAGGCGCTGTGGGAGCGG gttcTTCCCTTGCCCCGCACGTGGCAAGTGCGGAGCTACTACGTGGACTGGAGGATGCTGCGGGACGTCAAGAGAAGGAAGCTGGCGTACGAGTACGCGGACGAGCGGCTGCGGATCAACGCCATCCGGAAGAACACCATCCTGCCCAAGGAGCTGCAG GAAGTGGCTGATAAAGAAATTGCTAACTTGCCCCGGGACAGCTGCCCTGTGAGGATCCAAAACAGGTGTGTCCTGACATCCCGCCCCCGGGGGGTGAAGCGTCGTTGGAGGCTCAGCAGAATCGTTTTCCGCCATTTTGCTGACCATGCTCAGATGTCGGGGATACAGAGGGCTATGTGGTAG